A window of Miscanthus floridulus cultivar M001 chromosome 12, ASM1932011v1, whole genome shotgun sequence genomic DNA:
CTCCTTCCACTAAAGGAAGTTGCTGGGTGGAGGGCCACCACCGGGTAGGTGCTCCCCAACCCATGACCTAGGGAAATGGTGTCCTTCACCAATTTCCTTGAGCACGGGTTTAGGGTTCCGGCATCAGATTTTCTTTGGGGGTTTTGTCGGGAGCATGGTGTCCAAATGCAGCATCTTCCTCCCAATGGTGTACTACAGCTGGCGGGCTTCGTGGTCATCTATGAGGCCTTGCTTGGGATAGAacccaactattggtgtttcgagttaccaccgatgagtaaatttctagtattgcgcgtctggctggttcgggtagaaagtctctatgtccagttcgttgctgttactcgtgttactagcactgaaagtttgtagtagaaGATATAAATAgtcaagagagggacaggtcccaagtctctagtgaaaggagtcAAAGGGTGCTGAGGGCTCAGTTGCTGCTCTTGTGTGTATCTAGATCTGATCAGTTCTAGGTCGGATCAGATCCCCTTCATGGGgcaccctactttcccttttataggccaagggaaagcacgggttaaagtagagaaaaagagaagaacgagagagagaggaagTATTGAAGGATCACtaggtccttcttatccttcatgcgggCCCCACCGACCCTGTAGAGATCAACAGGGATAGCTACATGTCGCACGGGTTAAAGTAGGcatcgtctgccggtcatggtgtTCCATTCCATCATAGCGGATGTCGTGGCGAAATTAATAAGAGAAAATGTGCATAAATTGAGGGTGACCCATCTCTTGGTAGTGGCCTGaaccgtccgatcgacttgggtgacccgctagcataggacttacctcgatggcatgagtgatgggttcagggagctcttactagatatgtccgagtggaatctaggtccatcattcgtaACAGAGTCagaataacccgcatggggcatcctactgctccttacccatctctcggtagcagccaagccatccgatcgacttgtgtgacCCGCTAACATAGGACTTAGCtacagagatagaggatgaggtcatcccccctaagaaattagttaggaaGATACGCCAGGTGGCGAACATGtattaagtggacaagctcttaaattttgttatggcctaacagatttttagcccttctccccttttcgtataaaaaggttagtgcatttcaACCCTTTTCCAtcattaaggctgtaaagcttgggtgcaggtgaacaaactctaatcacgctggtgagcaaaaatctcatagccgctggggcataggtttcttgcagtccgaccagttttactcagcgtttgtttccacaaccctagcttctaggtcttaacgtgagagagggttAGACACGGATAATGTTTgttaggtggatatactcttagacgtgTACTGACTCTTTccttagttaaggctaaaaagcgtGGGGTGtagaaaaaactctaatcatactggtgagcaaaaatatcATAGCTGCTAGgccataggtttcttgtagttcaactagttttactcagtgttcgttCCCGccacccttgcttctaggtcttgatatgagaaagggttgggcatagagaatgtctaccggatagatatgctcttattatccactgagtgaggcccaaccccccaccgttgctggggttgggcGTCACTCAAAGATTGGGGAGTtaatagcgaaactgataagagaaagtgtgtgtataTTAATGGTAAAAGTGGCATAGctattcgatgttctaggcattgatgaagacttcaccatcaatggtcttgagcttgtaggtgcctggtcgaagcacctccacgatgacatatggtccctcccatggtggagagagcttatggcagttcttgttgctctggacgaggcagagcaccaggtccttgatgttgaaggcccaaccccgcaCTCAATGGCAGTGGTACTagcacaacgcttgctggtacttggctgagcagagGAGGGCGACATTGCATGCTTCAtatagctggtccatggcattaTTAAGGGATGCCTCATCTCCCTATTCGTCGTACACCCtaaccctcggtgctccataatcaaggttggtcaggaggatagcctcggaaccatagaccatgaagaatgacgtgtagccggtggcctggcttgGGGTCATCCTCGGGCTCTAGAGCAGCACGAGAAGCTCTGCGACCCATCgttcgccaaacttgttcaaccggttgaacatcctaggtttgagaccttgtaggaccatgctgttTGCGTGCTCAATTTGCCCATTCATGTGGGGGTGTGCTATGGCAACCCACTCaatgtggatgtggtattcatcgtagaattgaaggatcttctttctagtgaactacgtgtcattgtccatgatgatggagttcaggactccaaagcgatggatgatgccAAGGAAGAATAACATGGCTTGTTcaaacttgatcacggagattggTCGAGCCTCTACCCACTTTGTAACCTTgtttatggtgacaagcaagtgtgtatagcccccgggagccctcttgagaggtccaacaagtttgagcccctagaccacgaatggccacatGACAGGGATCATCTAGAATGCTTGGGCcagcaggtgggtctaccgagcatagtattgacacccttcacaggtgcgcacAATATGTTCAGCGTTGGCTACTACGgtcagccagtagaagccttatcgGAACATGTTTCTGACCAGGATTCCAGACATGGTATGGTGATCGTAGACCCCACTATGAATGTTGCTCAATAGcagcttcccttgttcgatggagaTGCAGCactataggatcccggtgtggcttcgcttgtagagctcaccctcaataaggacaaaacACTTGGCGCGACGTGTGGGCTACCGAGCCTCTGACTTGTCCATCAGCaacgcctcatggaggaggtagtcgaggtaaggcgacctctagtcggccagagggttgggctctatcgctggatcctcatcaagctccatgactttggggtcggatggagccaaCGGCTAGTTAGCCCCTGAGCCCAGCACAGGTGGCCCATCACCAGCTTGTTTCGGCTCATCATAGTAGACTAAGGGCTTGTACTGATTGCTGGCGAAGACACTTATCGGCACCAGCTCTCAGCCAGACGTTGTCTTCGCCAGTGCATCAGTTGCCTCATTGAGACTCCATgtgatgtgattgagctcaaaactatcgaacttgtcctctagttgGTGGACTTCTAAGAAATATGCAGCCATCTTAGTGTTGTgttagcttgattccttcatgacttggttgatgaccaactgGGAGTCACCCTAGACATCAAGCCATTGGATACCCAGCTCGACggcaatgcgtaggccattgatgagtgccttatACTCGgctacattgttggaggaggggaaatggatgcgaaccatgtacctcatgcgtaccctaagGGGCAAAATAAAGACTAGCCCTGCACGGGCGCCTTTcctcatcagcgatccatcgaagtacatcatccagtactcttggtcgacgactgctggtggcatttggaccttggtccactctacAACAAAATTAGCCAGCAATTGGGACTTGATGGtcatccgaggggcatatgaaatgccttgacccatcagcttgagtgcccacttcgtgattcttcctgtggcaacatgattttggatgacctcgctaagagggaaggacatcacgatcatcaccggatgtgactcgaagtagtgacacaacttcctcttggcaataaggatggcgtataggagcttctagatttggggataGTGGGTCttagaatcagacaagacctcgctaatgaagtacatgggacactacactttgagggtgtgtccttattcttctcgctctaccaccagggcggcactgagcacttgcgtggtggccacaatgtagagcagaagtggttctcCATTAGTCAGAGGGACTAGGATCGAGGCCTttgtcagaagctgcttgactatgtcaagtgcctcctaggccttaggCGTCCACTCAAAATGGTCGACCTTCTTCAGAAGCCAATAGAGGGCGAGACCTCATTCGCTGAGGCACGAGATAAAGTGACTGAGTgcagcgaggcaccctataacttgttgtaccccctttatgttctgaatcaggcccatcctcatgatggccaagatcttctctgggttggcttcgatgccatgctcggagatgataaaacccagcagcataccccttgggactccAAAAaagcacttctcgggattgagcttaatgtcgtttgcttggagtttcatgaaggtccgctctaggttggctatgacctagtcagcccattttgacttgaccacaatgtcatccatgtaggcctcaatggttcacccaatgAGGTCCTTGTAACATTTAAGCATACAATGCAGGTACAAAGCCCCTGCATTTTTTAGACCAAATGACATCTagatggggtgatgaaagatgtcgtgagctggtcagactctttcatcatgatctgatggtacccagagtacgtatcaaggaagcaaagggtttcacaccctgaggtcgagttgactacttggtctatgtgtggcaaaggaaacaaatcctttggacacactttgttaagacccatgtagtcaacacacattctccatttcccactctttttcgtacaagaatgggattggctaaccactcgaggtggtatacttccttgatgaatccggccaccaaaagcttcacaatctcctcatTGATCGCCCTGcgtttttcctcatcgaagcaatGCAAGCgctgcttcactagcttggagcctagcctaatcttcaaggcatgctcggtgacttctctcataatgcttggcatgtctgagggtttccatgcaaggATGTCTCTGTTAGCGCAGAGAAAGTtgatgagtgcgctttcctattcggaggaaagtgtggtgccaatgctcaccactttgcccttagagCCACTGGgctctatgaggacctctttggcgCCCTCTATAGGTTCAAAAGACTTTGCCAAccacttggggtcgggtgcttcttcggcgacctccttcctgatggccatGAGCTCTTTGGAGGTGACAATTGTCGTGGCGTgctcacagcactcgacctcacactcgtaggtgcgctggaaggaggtgtcaatggtgatgaccccacatggacccagcatctttagctttagataggtgtagttggggatagccatgaacttagcatagcatggacgtcccaggattaCGTGGTAGGTTctatggaacccgaccacctcgaaggtaagggtctccatcctataattggacaaatctccaaaggtgatgggcagatcgatttgcccaagtggcatggcctactttctaggcatgatgccatggaaaggtgccctgGTCGGCCAGATGCGCGCTCGGTCGATACCCATGGCGTCGAGCCTTTCAGCGTACATTATGTTGAGgacgctgcctccatccatcagtaccttcgTGAGCCGCTTTAGGGTGATGATTAGGTTGACCACGAGCGGATATCATCTTGGCTATGGGACGCTTTCTGGGTGGTCagtccaatcaaaggttatggtagactcCCACCATTAGAGGAAGGAAGGCGTGGCtggctcggccgtatagacctcatggTGTGCAAGCTTCTggtggcgcttggagtcgtaggccaccaaccctctaaagatcatgaggcagccatccagtgtCAGAAAGCCCccgtccttcccctcggtgtcATCCATGGATGGCTTagggtccttcctatgctcccccttgttggagcctctgaaCAAGAACTGCCTCATGAGaccatagtccttgtatagatgcttgatggggaaagcatggtttggaccGGGGtccttcgagtagcttctcgaagtggtctgggTACCCTAGGCAGGCTTCTAACCCCCTTGCAGTCGGTAGTGGACATGAGGGAGCCCTCacaccactgcttgttcttcttcttgctaggatggttggaggcacctttgcTGGCATCCTCTTCCCACTTTACCTTGCCCTTCAGGCGGTtgaagattgctccgaccacctcctcgctcgaggcatggctggtggcaatgtcgaggagctccttggtggttcatgggcccttatgtcctagcttatggaccagggactaacaggtggtcctagataggaaagctcctatgatatTGGCATTGGTGatgttgggcagctcgttgcactgccgcgagaagcaccggatgtacccatgaagggtttccccagccttctatcggtagtttttgagatcccatgggttcctaggatgcgcgtatgtgccctagaagtttcccacaaagatctcttttaggtccgcccaactttggattatgttgggcgaaaggtgttccaaccacatttACACTGAATCGGCcatgaacaatggaaggttgcggataatgaaatcgtcattatctactccactggcttggcaagcaagccaataatcctttgagccatagtccggggttcatttcccatgagtattttgggatgttggttggtggtcggtaccatggtgggaaggcggcgttgaggatgtgttggtcGAAGGCCTGAAGTCCTAGCAAGTTGGGGCTATCGTAGCATCTGCCATGACCAGTGTGGTAGCCACGGCTTGCCCCCTCCCTCGTATCACCATGGGCACgcctacgggcatcgagggtgtcgtgcGCGTCACAGTggtggccgagacgctcatgcactaggaccGTGGTGCGTAGCCTGCCACCTTGCGgcacctggtggactgacacaacCTTGTCAGGTCGCTCTGAGGGTGTGCCCTAGCTGGCGTCAAGCTCGTGTTGTTAGGACAGCGAGCTCTTCGCATGTTGCACCGccacacgctcgagtagcgtgcgaatctcacgatgggTCTGATGATCCTCAGGCATCGTAGGCCCCGAAGCCTCCGGAGCAAGGCCgctgcagcagcgatgttctggctcacccaagtgaagtgtgggagggcttcatcgtcctcgatgatcctttagttcacatcacgggccatggcacgtgcgcgcccaccatctccgtggcgctcgatctctcgctcgagctccgcgcattcctgctcgagatggagttgtgcttcctcgagctcttggtgctaaGCCCTCAAATGCTCCACCTATAGGCGAGCCAGGGCCCCTGTATCCCCCTCGGcctcatcgtcgaggtcattcattggggtagcctcttttctcatggatgctttcgacatgtcccttgggggtacatgccatgaaacattcatgagaggggtgatggcttcccctgctagagttagagccaAAGGGCAACTCTGACTCTCCTGTGAGGAGATCATGGACCGAGGAgtgtgttgtgccacaaggtggccaacggtctctacgaCATTCCACAGACCGAGCAGGAGCGCCATCGGGGCGCTCTGGAAGAGGTATTCTAGGAAGAGAGGCTCTCCTCTAGCAAGCtacctgttgggttcataaacccagggtccctcatggactggcttccctgCAAAGGCTTGGCATAAGCAGACaacacacaactcatgggccaggcCTTATGTCTAAAACAATAGGCCAGGAGAACAGTCTAGTCATCGATCAGAAGGTCAGGCCAAGGAGGAATAGCGCCCCCTTGTCAACTCTGGCTCACCTCTCTGACTGAAGCGCTCGCTTTGGTCTCCAGCACCCCCGGACGGTCTCTCCGACTAAAAGGCCTAGCAAAGCATTACCTTTGACTCTGAACCCACATCTCCGACTAGGGTATGTAAAGaccctactcactgctcttctaTGATTGGCACAaccagagctgactgggaccaaccgaccagggaagCCCGCCTGGAAGGGACTAGGGAgcgaatggagaaagcaaggcaagacgCTTAAGTCAAACTaggataccagggaccgtaccctgtcacctataggaacagtactctgtaaccaccctgacacaaacaatattgtaggcaccaacattttcctctatagtattgtgggcgccgttaagTCCCATACAATAAGGCCccacacatgcctctaggcatcgatagtgttgcgAGCGCTGGGATTTActgtaccaagtgaacatggtggaactcctcacatgcctctaggcatcaatggTATATGCAGGTGTTGACATCTACCATACCAAAATAAGATGAcataacctcccacatacaaccaacatccaacagtgttgtgggcgcctaccatcctccTATACTCGCcgtcgtgggcaacaagacttagaagcatatgaactctctccctctcacttgtaaggccatccccttcatctataaaaggggatgcgctctctcccaagagactaagtggattcaagttcatacaagtgtCGCTCTCAACCACGTTctctagctcacaaccatagaaccaccaggttcggacctcaagcataggcttgaacacttagctcatagaggggctcctatcgctctcggcccttccgaccagagccaaccggacctctcgtgcaccacatctttctccttctcgtttgtaaccccactgcaaactttgagcacctgggcttaggaataaagtcaccaaccgacccaaactggatgtagggaacgttgcctgaaccagcataaaccctgtgtcattgagtgctaggccacctccgatcacaatgtatggcaaaactacaaatatttacttattggtcactttctgcaccgacactatgtcatgacattggcgaacgagaaggtgaggtagcctaggtcctcctaggatggtcagggtcctaggaaggcgtcgagctggcgctctaacctctCGTAGTCGAAGCTGAGGAGCTGGCCGCTCCCGGGGGCACAGGCCTCCGGTGCATGCAGCTATAGCTCCTCTAGTGCCTCGATGATTGTGTCAAAGCCAgtgaagtggagaggttggacggccgTGGTAGCCTGCACCAACCCTCCCTCCATCATGATGACAAAGTCTAGGTTCACAAAGTGCACATGCGTgcccgggacctagctgacgTTATGACTAGTAATCTAGGGcctagtgtggatgtcgagacgcacaaaaggcccctacctggcgcaacAACTAttagtgttttgagttaccactgatgagtaaatttctagtattgcgcatctggctcggatggtgtgcttagaggacacgccGTTTATATTGGTTCGAGTAgaaagtccctacatccagttcatcgctgctgctcgtgttactagcactgaaagtttgtagtagggattacaaacaggtgagagagagataggtcccaagtctctattGAAAGACTTAGAAACATacaaactctctccctctcacttgtaaggccaccccttcatctataaaaggggatgcactctctcccaagagactaagTGGATTCAAGTGCATACAGTCATTCTGgattcattagatcaaccaaGTTCTCTAGCTCACAAtcatagaaccaccaggtttggacctcaagcacatgcttgaacacttagctcatagaggggctcctgtcactcttggcccttccgatgggagccaaccggacctctcgtgcaccccatctttctccttctcatttgtaaccccactgcaaacttcgagcacctaggctcaggaataaagtcaccaactaacccaaactggatgtagggcatgttgcctaaaccagtataaactttgtgtcattgagtgctaggccacctccgatcacaacgtatggtaaaactacaaatatttacttgttggtcactttctgcaccgacagttggcgccgtctatAGGATAgacattgtacgttcaacactttttggtcatcggatggcccacttttctgccaccctcgCCATGGCAGGCTCTGGCGATTCGATTTGCTTCAACTCACTAGAGTTTCCTGTGCTCCCacatgttgggatgtgggttccacctatcttcgagccatcctagtcCTTCCTCctcagaagcctggacttcatcaccgactggctcggcgtactacacctctgcgaggaggcactCGTCCCGACACCTGtcggaggggtgccctccatcgactccgggatgcATGACTTCAATGATGCGACATCTACACGTCAttctaagcaaactctctgctcaaaccccactgtaagtaatatgtgtattgttatttactctttatctACTATCTTCCACCAATCATCCGGAGGGACCGTACTGCCCGCGCCATGAACACCGTATGGTCGGTTCCCCCATGGCCTCGCGCCCCCCGTGGATGTGTATGCTTGAGGGCTTCGAgggatgctggcaccatcccccctcacatctgaattcatgggaatggtgagCGATGCTCCTGCCACTCTCCATGAACTCCCggatgatgagggtgagagcAATGGCTCTAGCATCGACAACGTGGCACCTCACCACCAtccgtcctaggagtgtgctatggtaGATGTTCCAGGACAGCCGTCGGTGGTTGTGGGATCtgcgtagactcacaccccttcagACCCACGTGCGGGGGCCCTCATGTCTGCACAAGCACATGCCAAGGATTTATGACAAcggctgtaacaacccaaaaatccatacacctaaaaataccaactacaaaatttttcttaaaaactcccatgtgatgatgagtgtcatgtaagaaacccaacctaagagttgcattacaagtaacccaacctaagtcaacacacaagcatggcatatcatttgttgattatgattatttaactTCTAACAAATAAATGTTGCATACAACGCTAACTTAAATTGTGGTTTGggttttcatttgctttatgttatgcttaacaattccattaaagtaataaaccataaagttattattaaacaaaattccctaaactccaatgaataagttacctcagttgtgaattcaaattctaaaccaaatttgaattcaaacaaatggaagagaaatgaaaaatagtgaaaggaaaagaagaagtggGCCTCGCAGCCAGCCGCTTGGCCTAGCCAGCCCAGCGC
This region includes:
- the LOC136495594 gene encoding uncharacterized protein, with protein sequence MPLGQIDLPITFGDLSNYRMETLTFEVVGFHRTYHVILGRPCYAKFMAIPNYTYLKLKMLGPCGVITIDTSFQRTYECEVECCEHATTIVTSKELMAIRKEVAEEAPDPKWLAKSFEPIEGAKEVLIEPSGSKGKVVSIGTTLSSE